One Pyrus communis chromosome 13, drPyrComm1.1, whole genome shotgun sequence genomic window carries:
- the LOC137713275 gene encoding uncharacterized protein, translated as MKKINLFVSILFLLYLQQTLQVSSLTQANQDFEKSESSRTLEQEHAHEVHCSRERSRAAWQIIEKYLMPVVEQEHYEIPSNCRLHPDNDLFRDQEVHKVQLDINEWQCGYCKKSFRAEMFLDQHFDNRHYNLLNISGSKCLADLCGALHCDAVMNTKSSKTKCNPAAVARNHHLCEGLANSCFPINQSPSARRLNEFFLHQFCHAHTCLGKRKLFPRGGKKHSSVFYMAISILTLMLLPIFYLIVYLHQSEMRKGTQELRRISRVGQKTKPS; from the exons ATGAAGAAAATCAACCTGTTTGTTTCAATCCTCTTCTTGTTATACCTTCAACAAACACTCCAAGTCTCCTCCCTTACGCAGGCAAACCAG GATTTTGAAAAATCCGAATCTTCAAG AACTCTTGAACAAGAGCATGCTCATGAAGTACATTGTTCCAGAGAAAGAAGTAGGGCAGCATGGCAAATTATCGAGAAG taTTTGATGCCAGTTGTGGAACAAGAGCACTATGAGATTCCAAGTAACTGTCGACTTCATCCCGACAATGATCTATTTAGAGATCAGGAAGTGCACAAGGTTCAGTTGGATATAAACGAATGGCAGTGTGGATACTGTAAGAAAAGCTTCCGTGCTGAAATGTTTCTTGATCAACATTTTGACAACAGACACTACAATCTTCTGAATATA AGTGGAAGCAAGTGCTTAGCTGATTTATGCGGAGCTTTGCATTGTGATGCTGTTATGAATACCAAGTCAAGCAAAACCAAATGCAATCCTGCTGCTGTTGCAAGGAATCACCACCTATGTGAG GGTCTTGCCAATAGCTGTTTTCCAATCAATCAAAGTCCTTCAGCACGCCGTCTTAAcg AGTTTTTCTTGCACCAATTTTGTCACGCTCATACTTGCTTGGGGAAACGGAAACTTTTTCCTAGAGGAGGAAAG aAGCATTCAAGTGTATTCTACATGGCTATCTCCATACTGACTTTGATGCTTCTCCCTATTTTCTATCTGATAGTTTATTTGCACCAAAG TGAGATGAGGAAAGGAACCCAAGAGCTTAGGCGCATCTCGAGAGTTGGGCAGAAAACAAAACCCTCGTAG
- the LOC137713274 gene encoding uncharacterized protein, translated as MLKSSFAPIFSTFPAKRLSPPKPPPGTIFTCFAHTAPTVRQNASTKTPATILPLPTSAYIHLPFCRKRCHYCDFTIVALGSASTQTDDDPRMTNYVELLCREINATKVENKTNTPLETVFFGGGTPSLVPPKLVNSVLETLRLKFGLSSEAEVSMEMDPGTFDAKKMRGMMELGVNRVSLGVQAFQEELLKACGRAHGLREVYEAMEIVGECGVENWSVDLISSLPHQTPEMWEESLRLTVEARPTHVSVYDLQVEQGTKFGLLYTPGEFPLPSETRSAEFYKMASRMLSDAGYNHYEISSYCKSGYHCRHNLTYWKNKPFYAFGLGSASYVDGVRFSRPKRMKEYTGYVENLENGLVDRCENNLTAQDMATDVVMLSLRTSRGLDLKSFGEAYGSSLVLSLCKAYKPYVESGHVVFLDEQRRAIAAHEFDALQVNKEETERSPAYIRLSDPDGFLLSNELISLAFAVVAP; from the exons ATGCTTAAATCAAGCTTCGCTCCCATTTTCTCAACCTTTCCCGCCAAACGCCTATCGCCGCCGAAGCCACCGCCGGGCACTATCTTCACCTGCTTCGCACACACTGCGCCAACTGTTCGACAAAATGCCTCAACCAAAACCCCCGCCACCATTCTTCCGCTTCCCACTTCCGCCTACATCCACCTCCCTTTCTGCCGGAAGCGCTGCCACTACTGCGACTTCACAATCGTCGCCCTCGGCTCTGCTTCCACCCAAACGGACGACGACCCGCGAATGACAAACTACGTCGAGTTACTCTGCCGAGAAATCAACGCCACGAAAGTCGAAAATAAGACCAACACGCCTCTGGAGACGGTGTTTTTTGGCGGCGGCACGCCGTCTCTTGTGCCGCCAAAGCTCGTTAATTCCGTTTTAGAGACGTTGAGGTTGAAATTCGGGTTGAGTTCGGAGGCTGAGGTGTCGATGGAGATGGACCCGGGGACTTTCGATGCGAAGAAGATGAGGGGAATGATGGAGCTGGGTGTGAATAGGGTGTCATTGGGAGTTCAGGCGTTTCAGGAAGAGCTGTTGAAAGCTTGTGGGAGAGCTCATGGTCTTAGGGAAGTCTACGAGGCTATGGAGATTGTTGGGGAATGTGGGGTTGAGAACTGGAGCGTGGATCTTATCTCTTCGCTGCCTCACCAGACCCCGGAAATGTGGGAGGAGAGCTTGAGGCTGACGGTTGAAGCTCGTCCAACCCATGTTTCGGTTTATGATCTGCAAGTCGAACAAGGCACGAAATTCGGGTTGTT GTACACACCCGGGGAGTTCCCGTTGCCTTCGGAAACACGGTCAGCTGAGTTTTACAAGATGGCGTCTAGGATGCTTTCGGATGCGGGTTACAACCACTACGAAATTAGCAGTTACTGCAAGAGCGGATATCACTGCAGACACAATCTCACTTATTGGAAGAACAAACCTTTCTATGCATTTGGCCTTGGCTCTGCTAGCTATGTCGATGGTGTGAGGTTTTCGAGACCAAAGAGGATGAAAGAGTATACGGGTTATGTGGAGAATTTGGAAAATGGATTGGTGGATCGCTGTGAAAATAATCTTACTGCACAGGATATGGCCACGGATGTTGTTATGCTCTCTCTTAGAACTTCAAGAGGTCTGGATTTGAAGTCTTTCGGAGAAGCATATGGCAGCTCTCTCGTTCTTTCTCTTTGCAAGGCCTATAAACCCTATGTTGAAAGTGGGCATGTGGTTTTCTTGGATGAACAGAGAAGGGCCATCGCTGCACATGAATTCGACGCCTTGCAAGTAAACAAGGAGGAGACTGAAAGAAGTCCTGCCTACATTCGGCTTAGTGATCCAGACGGTTTCCTTTTGTCGAATGAATTGATATCGCTTGCATTTGCAGTTGTAGCTCCATAA